The DNA window GAAAACAGGGAGGCCCTCTTATATTTGCTTGATTCACATTTTGGAGAATAATCTGTaaaatctatcaaaattaaaatgtgcggggcacctgggtggctcagttggttaagcgtccgactgcagctcaggttatagtctcctggtttgtgagtttgagccccacattggccctgtgctgacagcgtggagcctggagcctgctttagattctgtgtctccttctctctctgttcctcccctacttgtgctctatctctctctctctctcaaaaataaataaagattaaaagaaaaataaaatgtgcttccTTGAGACCTGGCTAAAGCCAGGCAAGGACATCTTTGATCAGAAGAGAGAGGCAAGGCTCTTGGAGTAGTGACAGGAAGTGAccctggggggccctgggagaGCATCAAGACCAGGCCACCGATATAGATGAGGGCTGGGTTCTGGGAAAGCACATAGCAAATAAGGCTGTGACCCAGGTGTCCTGTCTTTAACCCTCACTGTGTCACTTTCTTCTGTAAAGATTAGTATGACCCCTGGTCCACATGTGAGAGAGACTCCAGCATGTCAAGGTGACCACCACTTGGACACATAGGGAACCTTAAAGTCTTGCTCCTGAGGAAGCCCCCTCCACACTGCGTCTCCCTGTGCCTGACAACTTACAGCTGCCTCCTCCAGTGGCCTCTATTTCTTCTCCGTATCCTGTAGTCACTCCTGATAGGGCTTTTCTGGGGAAGTCTTTCCCTTCCATCTCCACACACCTAGAGCCCACTGAGCCTTCAGGCCCAGTTTAAGCATTACCTTCCTCCACCAACCCCGGAGCCTGTGTggcctctcctgcctctgccccacatCTCTGCATGAACCTAGCACATCCTCCGCTGTGGAGTGACTGTTCCTCGACATGGCTTGTCTCTGTCTGTGAGAGCCATGAGGCTGTGGAAAGCgtcttctcttcatttctgtctccctcatgGCAGCCTGCACACGTGGATGGGTTGACAAGTTGAACTGAATTTGGGGCACTGTGGCAGGGCAGCGCGATAGTTTTGTTTGGGATGTTCTTTCAGAATCACTGGAATACACCATGCCTGGAGATCTCTCCTTGCCTGGGACTCTGCCCTAGCCCTAGGGTAGGGAATGCTCTGCCCGAGACCCTCTGAGGCGGGAGTCCAGACCGACCTTTCCATAGGCCCTTGACTCCTTCCTCCCTGGCGATGGTCCTGTAGGCATCCATTGTCCCACTGTACTTCCTGCTGCTCCCTGCCCCAAGGTGTATGCTGGCCTGAAATCGGACCTTCACCACATCCGTGGGCTGGGCACATGATACCGCCATGGCTCCCGTGGTGCAGCCTGCCAAAATCCGGGTAGTGATGCTGGAgtctggagagaaggagagagagtgggcCAGTGTTCTGCCACCCAGCCCTTCTCTGGGCTTGATGCTGTTCTCCGTAGAGCTGCCCCTGATGCCTGGGTTCTAGAACTTGCCTGATAGTGGCTCAGCCTCCTCATGAGTGTCTATTGCCAGCCTCCtgcaccccagctctgcctctgagtCTGTACCGCCCTCATCTCTGACCCACTAGCCTTGAGTCTGCTTCTGCCCACCCCCTCGGTGTCTATAAGATACCAGGCACTCACGGTCTGATCCTTTGGGGGTGTAGAACTGCTTGACAGAGTCATAGAGGCCGATGCGGATGGAGGCAAAGCTCATCTGGCGCTGCAGGCCGGCGACCAGCCCGTTGTAGGGGCTGCGGGGGCCCTCGGTGCGCACCATGGTCAGGATCGTGCCCAGCACACCCCGGTACTGGGTTCTGCGGGCTGCCTGAGTTGCCTGGTTCTCCCCCTGGATCTGAAGAACATCCCGGCAGAGACATGAGCGGAGAGGGGGCAGATGGGGCTGGTTTTCAGGAACAAGCATGACTCTACAGCCATCACATCCCACTAAAAATGAGGTTTGTGTGGTGGTTTATAGCTCATAAGCTGTGATACACGGGTGTGGTGCTCAACCCTCAGAGCACACAGAGGGCAGATTGTTTTTCCCACAACAAATGGTCGTGggtttgtccaaggtcacacggtCACTCTTACTTCACACTTGGTGGTTTACAGGGTACTATGAGGCCATGAACGGTCCAAGGAATTAAGATTTTTTGTCTTGGATGATGGTGACGGGGCAGTGGTGAGGCAGGGTTGAAAGCAGTGGAGGGAGCGGCCTGCTCAGTGTTCTGTGTAAGGAAGAGCGTGCTGGCAGACAcgggggtgctggggtggggagctCAGCTCCTCCTGCCATCCAAACAATGACCCCTGCCAAAAAGCACCTACCTGCAGGCGAACCTTGGCTGTGTCCAGCGGAAAGGTGAGGAGATCAGCAAAACAGGCCGC is part of the Suricata suricatta isolate VVHF042 chromosome 11, meerkat_22Aug2017_6uvM2_HiC, whole genome shotgun sequence genome and encodes:
- the UCP3 gene encoding mitochondrial uncoupling protein 3; translated protein: MVGLKPSDVPPTTAVKFLGAGTAACFADLLTFPLDTAKVRLQIQGENQATQAARRTQYRGVLGTILTMVRTEGPRSPYNGLVAGLQRQMSFASIRIGLYDSVKQFYTPKGSDHSSITTRILAGCTTGAMAVSCAQPTDVVKVRFQASIHLGAGSSRKYSGTMDAYRTIAREEGVKGLWKGTWPNITRNAIVNCAEMVTYDIIKEKLLDYHLLTDNFPCHFISAFGAGFCATVVASPVDVVKTRYMNSPPGQYRSPLDCMLKMVAHEGPTAFYKGFTPSFLRLGAWNVAMFVTYEQLKRALMNVQMLRESPF